The genomic stretch CTCCTGGGCGGCGCGGCCGGGGTATTCGTCGGACCCGACCAGCTCGACGTCCCCCTGACCTTCGAGGGGACGCGGGCGATCGGCGCGACGCTCGGCTCCGGTGTGGTCATGGCCTTCGGCGAGGGCGCCGACATGCTCGACGTCGTGCGCCGCATCGCCGAGTTCTTCCGCGACGAATCGTGCGGCCAGTGCGTGCCGTGCCGCGTGGGCACGGTCCGACAGGAGGAGCTGCTGGCGCGGCTGCGCGCGGCGGGCCGCGCCGGCGCCGACGAGCTGGCCCTGCTGCGCGACCTGGGCCAGGTCATGCGCGACGCCTCCATCTGCGGCCTCGGCCAGACCGCCTCGAGCGCGGTGGAGTCCGCGCTCGCCCGCCTCGCGCTCGTGGAGTCGCGCGCGTGAAGCCCGCTCCGATCTGGTTCGAGAGCCCGCCGCCGCCGAGCCGCCCCCCCGCCGCCCCGGAGCGGCCCGCCGCCGCCCCCGTCGATGTCGTCATCGACGGCGAGCCGGCCACGGTGGCCGCCGGCGCCACCATCCTCGAGGCGTGCCGCACGCGCGGCCTCGACGTGCCCACCCTGTGCTTCCTCGAGACCTTGACGCCGGTCAACGTCTGCCGGGTGTGCGTGGTGGAGGTGGCGGGCTCGCGCGCGCTCGTTCCGGCCTGCTCGCGGCCGGTCGAGCCGGGCATGACGATCCTCACCGACTCGGAGCGCGTCCGCCTCTCGCGGCGGATGGTGCTGGAGCTGCTCGCCTCCTCCGTGGACCTCTCGACCGCGCCGGGCGTGGGCGATCTGCTCGCCCGCTACGGGGCGCGCCCGGAGCGCCACGGCCCGCCCGCCCGCGCGGCGGCCCGCGGCGAGCGCGACGCCCGGGAGCCCGGGCATCACGAGGCGCCCGACGGGGCCGCCGCCGAGACGGTCGCCCAGCCCGTCAAGGTCGACAACGACCTCTACATCCGCGACTACGGCAAGTGCATCCTCTGCTACAAGTGCGTGGAGGCCTGCGGCGTCGACGCCCAGAACACCTTCGCGATCGCGGTGGCCGGCCGCGGCTTCGACGCGCGCATCTCCACCGAGGGCGACGTGCCCCTGCCCGACTCGGCGTGCGTGTACTGCGGCAACTGCATCGGCGTGTGCCCCACCGGCGCGCTCATGTTCAAGCGCGAGCACGACATGCGCGCGGCCGGCCAGTGGGACGAGGCGCGCCAGCACACCGCCGACACCATCTGCGCCTACTGCGGCGTCGGCTGCACGCTCACCCTGCACGTGCAGGACAACCGCATCGTGAAGGTCACCTCCCCCGCCGACAACTCGGTGACCCACGGCCACCTCTGCATCAAGGGGCGCTTCGGGTTCACGTTCGTGGAGGGGCCGGGGCAGCCGGCCTGAGAAGCGAAAGCGGCGGGGCGGGCACGAGGTCTCCGCCGTGCCCGCCCCGCTCGCGGCGGCTCAGACCGCTTGCCGGCGCTCCGCGTCCCAGATGCTGATCTTGTGCGTCTCCGGCATGATGAACAGGAGGATCACGAAGCAGATCGCGGGCACCACGATGGGGTAGATGAGCGCCTGCCCCAGGCTCCCGTGGGCCATGAAGGAGGCGTAGGTGATGGTCGGCACCAGGCCGCCGCCCCAGCCGTTCCCGATGTGGTACGGCACCGAGACGGACGTGTAGCGGATGCGGCTCGGGAAGAACTCGGCCAGGAACGCCCCGATCGGCCCGTACACCATCCCCACGAATGAGACCAGGATGGCCACGATGATGACCGCGATCGCGTAGTTCTCCTGGCCCTTCACGGTCACGCTGGCCAGCCAGTTGAACAGCGGATAGTACAGCAGGGCGGGCAGCAGCAGGCCGGCCAGCAGCACCGGCTTGCGGCCCATCCGATCCGACAGCCAGCCGAAGAACACCAGGGTGGGCGTCCCGAGCAGCAGGCCGAGACCGATGATCCAGCTCGCCGTGATGAGGTCCATCCCGGCGCCCTTCTGCAGGAAGAAGTAGGTCCAGTACTGGCTGCTGTACCAGACCACGCCCTCGCCGAAGACCATCACGCTGGCGATCAGGACGTAGCGGATGTTGGCGCTGAGGAACGCTTCCTTCCAGGGGTTCTTCGTCTGCCGGCCCTTCGCGCGGATATCCATGAACACCGGCGTCTCCTGCAGCGACAGGCGGATGTAGCCGGCGATCATCACCAGGAAGAAGGAGATCAGGAAGGGGATACGCCAGCCCCAGGCCTCGAAGGCCTCCTTCCCCATCAGGCTCTCGACGCCGATCACGACGACGAGGGACACGATGATCCCGATCGTCGGGGACGTGTTGAGGATGCCGGTGTAGAGACCCCGCCGATCGTCGGGGGTGTGCTCGGCCACGTACGTGATGGCGCCCCCGTACTCACCGCCCAGGCACAGGCCCTGGATCAAGCGCAGGACCAGCAGGATGAACGCGGCGGAGAGTCCGATGGAGGCGTACGTCGGCACCAGGCCGATGACCGCGGTGCCTATGCCCATTCCCATCAGGGTCACCATGAACGTCACCTTGCGGCCCGCGCGGTCACCCAGCCACCCGAAGAGCAGCGCGCCGACCGGCCGGATGAGGAAGCCGGCGCTGAAGATGACCATCGTCTTGAGGAACTCGATGGCCGGGTTGGAGCCCGCGAAGAACTTGGCCGCCAGCAACGCGCCGAGACTGCCGAAGATGTAGAAGTCGTACCATTCGATCACGTTGCCGACCGCGGCGGCGACCACGACGCGGCGGAAATCCTGGTGCCCTTGCCCTGTTCGTCCGTTGCTCATGACACCCCCTTTCCCATGGTGAGGACCGGTACGTCACGCCAGGAGGATACCTGCCGGTGAGACGCTGCTGGTGTCGCACCGCCTCCACACGAGCCGCGGCAATCTCCGTCCTTCGCGCTAGGACCCGCACCGCGCCTCGGAGGCGAACAGCACATGCTATGCCAGCGTCGGATAGGGCTCAGCTCATTGTTTTACCTGCACAGTTCTCATGATCTCTGCGGGGTGTCCCTGGTCTGGATGCCAAGGCGTCTTGGCATTGGTGCCGTGACGCGGCGCGTGCAACGCAGGAAGGAAGCCCGAGGCGGCGACGTGGAGCCGCCACTTCCGGGGGGCGGTGAGTCTACTGCCTCTCGCCTGCCGTCTGGCTCACCGAGATGACCGGGACCAGCTGGGCCCATTCGGCCACATCGTGCGCCTTGGCGTGCTCGAGCACCTGCGCGGCGACGAGGCGACCAAGCTCGAGCCCGGCTCGCACGTCGCTCGGGTAGGCGGCGCCCGCCATCACTCGGCTCCACGCGGCTTCGTGAGCAGCCGCGGCGAAGCGCCCGGCATGGGCGGGGAAGAGATGGGCCAGCACGGCGGCGGTGGCGGCCGCGGTCACCGCGTGCTCGCACGGATAGGACGGGCTTCGCGGCACCACGACTTCCGGCACAACCAACGCGCTCTCTTCGCTGGGACGCCGCCGGTTGTAGGCGTACTTCGAGTCCCAGGCCGCGATCAGGGCGTCGTGCACCGCGGTGGCGAGCAAGGCGGACGGCCTGGTTCCCGCCTCGCGGCCGACATCCGCGACCTGCAGTTCCATGAGCATCTCGTTCCACCGATGGGCTGGACCTCCGACGTCCCAGTAACGGATGCGGTCCAGCCTCTCCGCGTCGTCCCCGGCCATCAGCCGCTTCAGCTCGCGCAGCTCGACGGCCGTCGCCCGCTCATCCGGAGGCGCGGGCAGCCGCAGGACCCGCGCGGAGGAAAGCGCCCATGGACGCCAGCTCGCGGCACCTTCCGGCACGCGGGCCGGCAGGCGGGCCGCCGGAACGGCTTGCCCGCGGCGCTCCCTGGTGACGATCGGCTGGAGCTCGAGCCCCTCCGGACCGAACTCCAGGAGCCGGCTC from Candidatus Methylomirabilota bacterium encodes the following:
- a CDS encoding MFS transporter, which gives rise to MSNGRTGQGHQDFRRVVVAAAVGNVIEWYDFYIFGSLGALLAAKFFAGSNPAIEFLKTMVIFSAGFLIRPVGALLFGWLGDRAGRKVTFMVTLMGMGIGTAVIGLVPTYASIGLSAAFILLVLRLIQGLCLGGEYGGAITYVAEHTPDDRRGLYTGILNTSPTIGIIVSLVVVIGVESLMGKEAFEAWGWRIPFLISFFLVMIAGYIRLSLQETPVFMDIRAKGRQTKNPWKEAFLSANIRYVLIASVMVFGEGVVWYSSQYWTYFFLQKGAGMDLITASWIIGLGLLLGTPTLVFFGWLSDRMGRKPVLLAGLLLPALLYYPLFNWLASVTVKGQENYAIAVIIVAILVSFVGMVYGPIGAFLAEFFPSRIRYTSVSVPYHIGNGWGGGLVPTITYASFMAHGSLGQALIYPIVVPAICFVILLFIMPETHKISIWDAERRQAV
- a CDS encoding 2Fe-2S iron-sulfur cluster-binding protein yields the protein MDGEPATVAAGATILEACRTRGLDVPTLCFLETLTPVNVCRVCVVEVAGSRALVPACSRPVEPGMTILTDSERVRLSRRMVLELLASSVDLSTAPGVGDLLARYGARPERHGPPARAAARGERDAREPGHHEAPDGAAAETVAQPVKVDNDLYIRDYGKCILCYKCVEACGVDAQNTFAIAVAGRGFDARISTEGDVPLPDSACVYCGNCIGVCPTGALMFKREHDMRAAGQWDEARQHTADTICAYCGVGCTLTLHVQDNRIVKVTSPADNSVTHGHLCIKGRFGFTFVEGPGQPA
- a CDS encoding NADH-ubiquinone oxidoreductase-F iron-sulfur binding region domain-containing protein; its protein translation is LLGGAAGVFVGPDQLDVPLTFEGTRAIGATLGSGVVMAFGEGADMLDVVRRIAEFFRDESCGQCVPCRVGTVRQEELLARLRAAGRAGADELALLRDLGQVMRDASICGLGQTASSAVESALARLALVESRA
- a CDS encoding phosphatase PAP2 family protein, translating into MRTPANRLALVLASAACLLALTCSEAAAQRSRLLEFGPEGLELQPIVTRERRGQAVPAARLPARVPEGAASWRPWALSSARVLRLPAPPDERATAVELRELKRLMAGDDAERLDRIRYWDVGGPAHRWNEMLMELQVADVGREAGTRPSALLATAVHDALIAAWDSKYAYNRRRPSEESALVVPEVVVPRSPSYPCEHAVTAAATAAVLAHLFPAHAGRFAAAAHEAAWSRVMAGAAYPSDVRAGLELGRLVAAQVLEHAKAHDVAEWAQLVPVISVSQTAGERQ